A DNA window from Amycolatopsis sp. DSM 110486 contains the following coding sequences:
- a CDS encoding transporter produces MDRFLLVLGIVAFFLLCLWGMWVGWRRKSRSQSAQVPPFPGIPGDPGEILLESTGLYVSTTTAGHWQDRVVTRGAGLRTGAVWRLYPGGIAVERGGAPDFWIPREAVTGIRRDSKIAGKVMGTDALLVITWRLGDADLDTGFRGDELDDYPQWIEQLSPDNSDHDIKGGAQ; encoded by the coding sequence ATGGACCGGTTCCTCCTCGTTCTGGGGATCGTCGCCTTCTTCCTCCTGTGCCTGTGGGGCATGTGGGTGGGCTGGCGGCGCAAGTCGCGCTCGCAGAGCGCGCAGGTGCCGCCGTTCCCGGGAATTCCCGGGGATCCCGGTGAGATCCTGCTGGAGTCGACCGGGCTCTACGTCAGCACCACCACCGCCGGCCACTGGCAGGACCGCGTCGTGACGCGGGGCGCGGGATTGCGCACCGGCGCGGTCTGGCGCCTGTACCCGGGCGGCATCGCGGTGGAACGCGGCGGCGCGCCCGACTTCTGGATCCCGCGCGAGGCGGTCACCGGGATCCGCCGCGACTCGAAGATCGCCGGGAAGGTGATGGGCACCGACGCGCTGCTCGTCATCACCTGGCGCCTGGGAGACGCCGACCTCGACACCGGCTTCCGCGGTGACGAGCTCGACGACTATCCACAGTGGATCGAACAGCTTTCCCCCGACAACTCGGATCACGACATCAAGGGAGGTGCCCAGTGA